One genomic window of Chanos chanos chromosome 13, fChaCha1.1, whole genome shotgun sequence includes the following:
- the rbbp6 gene encoding E3 ubiquitin-protein ligase RBBP6 isoform X1: protein MSCVHYKFSSKLNYDTVTFDGLHITLSDLKRQIMGREKLKASDCDLQITNAQTKEEYTDDGALIPKNSSVIIRRIPIGGVKSAGKTFVIDRSEPTSGSTKAIDDSAASISLAQLSKTANLAEANASEEDKIKAMMSQSNHDYDPIHYTKKLGPPPPNYTCFRCGKTGHYIRNCPTNGDKSFEAPQRIKKSTGIPRSFMVEVDDPSIKGAMLTNTGTFAIPTIDAEAYKIGKKEKPPFLPQEKSSSSEEEDPVPDELLCLICKDLMTDAVVIPCCGNSYCDDCIRTALLESEDHVCPTCNQSEVSPDALIANKFLRQAVNNFKNETGYMKRLRKAAAQPVIPTQPRIQRPVQSLKPHTSHQQDPLRANAQRPPAANTPPQNAPATTLPPAVTQQPSNTPPSASSSSVPSSSSVPAGSGYSPSVSSPPHAGSQEDPSIAKSHSPLSQSVRQPENVVPAPSVVVSSELPLPTPIPKGYHVPVIGPPPSLSHPVHRPGQPRSAAPRPTAGRPTWDPPSGRGKTHTERPPRSQAPPVQPPPPVAPPVYVPPTVFAPPPHPIPQPPGVVPPQYPMQYPPGQQPAPAYTVPPPGYPPAPTNVAPPWVPPGTQPPLANSIPPLAPAPFLSKEEFYRQQRRLKEDSHCRFVTREKSKLEEFANDFAKELLEYRKMQKERRRSYSRSRSPYRGGSSYSGSSSYYSKSRSRSRSRSYSRSLSRSRSRSRSLSRSRSRSRSYTPSPYSRRRGRGRSSSYRSRSRSHGYRRSRSHSPAHRGRDGGMGSSSYHSRSRSPDYRNPTKKMPHSGQLETDRKYMNRYRDPPVYEAKTYYGHTFDQSDPYERERYREWEREYREWYEKYGKSYNSAPGGQLRGRGPLLGRDPYTPERFPSPRGRDNSPYARGRREDYPPPAQGHGVPPRGRNTPMTYQEKCAEKYGHLHVNHSVPGRGIGKEPPKTTKDRETSGSAGMDAKCLKHKKHRKKRKGEDGDVFSHSDSMDDTRKDDRKGDSVLMSCSRDDATPVRDEPMDSTAVPYKSASDKEKKEKTKSKIEKVKRKPESAVPKKEPLGKTQKLSRESDNENKTASADPAIKRVKEDTTHKTDPGKMHSSEKLMLPRKLMQRQVKPAQELKPSKDEPKIKREPVKEPTKSDKAPAKDLKPKKEVEKTIKTEERGSSKAAEPKSDKRKRKDEKAPVKALDSPPAKTPKVDLAEAPKESLKPKVKQEIEKPAEREKPAIPALMDIKPEPLRKIKINREIGKRIVSTDRPGSAEDPAQAAGKNRPDKAKGKPRRRVPAQDESDSMLVDYTSTSSTGGSPIKRQKVDSKKIRVKTLEEYTNDSSTPAEDEIVMIQVPRSKWEKEDYESEDDDSKALPPSGNRNHAAAATPPTAENAAVKSKDKESPRADKTLSSLKDAGTDVKGGKDPAPSDKEKKEGDRDLERDVERQREREREKEKDRERERGKERERVAADRDSSDRRRPAPSSQDRDRTQERSSDHGSERSSSSSQSSSRDRPTERSDVGSRKPSDREHSTTSSDRKPEHRSGGRDHSDLRQRDEKARDPVWRRDSPPPPSKARDKDMHPDPSKRTSALPQESHWPDHSPSRDKKPTSHNAPEPNKTAEEHRRDRSSSRERLSLRHSDMRDVRTTKDAREVGGHRTPHRAASPDTRTDGERGTPRGGDRDHPKIKPPSVRSMRLSSDLARETDEAAFVPDYSESDSDASDGGQKAEPRGRDRDSSGSPSRSQSRSPSGSHARSSSASSTGSQDSKKRKRDKKEKKEKKKHKKHKKHKKHKKHTSNESDSEMKGQKHKHKKKKSKKSKDKEKDEKEKEEKEDQKPKASI from the exons ATGTCTTGTGTGCATTATAAATTTTCCTCTAAACTCAACTATGATACGGTCACTTTTGATGGCCTTCATATCACGTTGAGTGACTTGAAGCGACAAATCATGGGTCGTGAGAAGTTGAAGGCCTCGGACTGCGATTTACAGatcacaaacgcacaaacaaaaGAGG AATACACGGATGATGGAGCCCTCATTCCGAAAAATTCATCGGTAATCATAAGACGAATTCCAATTGGTGGGGTAAAGTCAGCTGGCAAAACGTTTGTCAT TGATCGCTCTGAACCTACAAGTGGATCTACTAAAGCA ATTGATGATTCTGCTGCCTCCATTTCACTGGCCCAGCTCTCCAAG ACAGCCAATCTCGCTGAAGCGAATGCATCAGAGGAAGACAAAATTAAAGCTATGATGTCTCAGTCAAATCACGACTATGATCCAATCCA TTACACAAAGAAACTTGGACCTCCTCCGCCAAACTATACGTGCTTTCGCTGTGGGAAAACTGGCCACTACATCAGAAACTGTCCAACGAATGGG GACAAAAGTTTTGAGGCGCCCCAGCGGATAAAGAAGAGCACAGGGATACCCCGCAGCTTCATGGTGGAGGTGGATGACCCCAGTATAAAGGGAGCCATGCTGACCAACACCGGAACATTCGCCATTCCCACCATAGACGC GGAAGCCTACAAGATTGGCAAAAAGGAGAAGCCTCCGTTCCTTCCTCAGGAGAAGTCGTCATCCTCAGAAGAAGAGGACCCTGTGCCCGATGAGTTGTTATGCCTGATCTGTAAAGACCTGATGACTGATGCTGTGGTCATTCCCTGCTGTGGAAACAGTTATTGCGAcgact GTATCCGAACGGCCCTATTGGAGTCAGAGGACCACGTCTGTCCCACATGTAACCAGTCAGAAGTTTCACCCGACGCTTTGATAGCCAACAAATTTTTGCGCCAG GCTGTAAATAATTTTAAGAACGAGACGGGGTACATGAAGCGACTGCGGAAAGCGGCGGCACAACCCGTCATTCCGACCCAGCCCCGCATACAGCGACCTGTCCAGTCTCTCAAACCCCACACCTCTCATCAGCAGGACCCGCTGAGGGCCAACGCTCAGCGTCCTCCAGCTGCCAACACGCCACCGCAGAATGCACCTGCCACAACCTTACCTCCAGCTGTCACTCAGCAGCCCTCCAACACGCCTCCCTCTGCCAGCAGTTCCTCTGtgcccagcagcagcagtgtaCCCGCCGGATCCGGCTACAGCCCGTCTGTGTCCTCCCCCCCGCATGCTGGCAGTCAGGAGGATCCATCCATTGCTAAatcacactctcctctctctcaatctgtcaG ACAACCAGAGAATGTTGTGCCAGCGCCGTCTGTTGTCGTTTCATCAGAACTACCTCTACCAACACCTATTCCAAAA ggatACCACGTTCCAGTGATTGGACCGCCGCCATCCCTCTCACACCCAGTTCACAGACCAG GACAACCAAGATCCGCTGCCCCAAGGCCAACAGCAGGAAGGCCCACATGGGATCC gCCCTCTGGTAGAGGCAAGACCCACACTGAACGGCCTCCAAGGTCACAGGCCCCACCTGTGCAGCCTCCTCCACCGGTGGCCCCTCCGGTGTATGTTCCTCCTACTGTTTTTGCCCCCCCACCGCACCCGATTCCCCAGCCACCCGGCGTGGTTCCACCACAGTACCCGATGCAGTACCCCCCAGGGCAGCAACCTGCCCCTGCTTACACCGTGCCCCCTCCGGGCTATCCTCCTGCCCCTACGAATGTTGCTCCTCCGTGGGTGCCACCTGGTACTCAGCCCCCCTTGGCTAACTCTATTCCCCCTTTGGCACCAGCTCCTTTCCTCTCAAAAGAGGAGTTCTACAGGCAGCAACGCAGGCTGAAGGAAGA TTCGCACTGTCGATTCGTTACCAGGGAGAAGTCTAAACTCGAGGAATTCGCCAATGACTTCGCCAAAGAGTTACTGGAGTACAGGAAGAtgcagaaggagagaaggaggtcCTACTCAAG atCGAGATCTCCATACAGAGGAGGCTCGTCCTACAGTGGCTCGTCCTCTTACTATTCCAAATCACGTTCCCGGTCACGTTCCCGCTCCTACTCGAGATCTCTGAGCCGTTCTCGCAGCAGGTCACGTTCTCTCTCGCGTTCACGTTCCCGGTCTCGCTCTTACACCCCGTCTCCATACTCCCGTCGCAGAGGCAGAGGACGAAGCAGCAGCTACCGGTCCAGGTCACGTTCCCATGGTTACCGCCGATCCCGTTCCCACTCTCCGGCCCATAGGGGGCGGGACGGAGGGATGGGCAGCAGCTCTTATCACTCCCGGTCCAGATCACCGGATTACAGGAACCCCACCAAGAAGATGCCTCACAGTGGCCAGCTAGAGACAGACCGCAAGTACATGAACAGATATCGAGATCCTCCCGTTTACGAAGCCAAGACCTACTACGGCCATACCTTTGACCAGAGCGACCCCTATGAGAGAGAACGGTacagggagtgggagagagagtacagagaatGGTATGAAAAATACGGCAAGAGCTACAACAGCGCTCCGGGCGGCCAGCTCCGTGGACGTGGACCGCTGCTCGGTCGAGATCCATACACCCCTGAACGCTTCCCGTCTCCCAGAGGCAGGGACAACTCCCCTTACGCAAGGGGACGTCGAGAGGACTACCCTCCGCCTGCTCAAGGTCACGGGGTTCCTCCAAGAGGTCGCAACACGCCCATGACATATCAGGAGAAGTGCGCTGAGAAGTACGGCCACCTGCACGTGAACCACTCCGTGCCAGGCAGAGGGATCGGCAAAGAGCCTCCAAAAACCACCAAAGACAGGGAGACCAGTGGGAGCGCCGGAATGGACGCAAAGTGCCTGAAgcataaaaaacacagaaagaagaggaagggagaagaTGGTGACGTTTTCAGTCATTCCGACTCCATGGACGACACCAGGAAGGACGATCGTAAAGGGGATTCTGTGCTGATGAGCTGTAGCCGCGATGATGCCACACCGGTCAGGGATGAGCCCATGGACAGCACTGCTGTTCCCTACAAAAGCGCCTCAGacaaggagaagaaggagaagaccAAAAGCAAAATAGAGAAAGTGAAACGCAAGCCAGAGAGTGCTGTTCCGAAAAAGGAACCCCTAGGGAAGACCCAGAAGTTGTCCAGGGAGTCGgataacgaaaataaaactgcgTCTGCAGACCCAGCCATTAAGAGGGTTAAAGAGGACACAACGCACAAGACGGATCCGGGTAAAATGCATTCCTCTGAGAAACTCATGCTTCCCCGCAAGTTGATGCAGCGGCAAGTGAAACCTGCTCAAGAGCTCAAGCCCAGCAAAGATGAGCCAAAGATCAAGAGGGAGCCTGTGAAAGAGCCCACGAAGTCTGACAAAGCCCCTGCCAAAGACCTAAAGCCCAAGAAAGAGGTTGAGAAGACCATCAAAACTGAGGAAAGAGGTTCCAGCAAAGCTGCTGAGCCCAAGTCAGACAAAAGGAAACGTAAAGATGAGAAGGCGCCCGTGAAAGCTCTGGACAGTCCTCCAGCAAAGACCCCGAAAGTAGACTTGGCTGAGGCACCCAAAGAATCGCTGAAGCCCAAGGTGAAACAAGAGATTGAGAAACctgcagagagggaaaaacctGCTATTCCAGCACTTATGGACATAAAGCCCGAGCCCCTGAGGAAGATCAAGATCAATCGAGAAATTGGCAAGAGAATCGTCAGTACTGATAGACCAGGCTCCGCTGAGGACCCTGCTCAAGCCGCCGGGAAGAACAGACCTGACAAGGCGAAAGGCAAGCCTCGGAGAAGGGTACCGGCACAGGATGAATCGGACTCTATGTTGGTTGATTATACCAG tacCAGCTCCACGGGTGGAAGTCCCATCAAAAGGCAAAAAGTCGACTCGAAGAAGATAAGGGTGAAAACCTTGGAGGAGTACACCAACGACAGCTCCACTCCTGCCGAGGACGAAATTGTCATGATCCAGGTGCCTCGCTCCAAGTGGGAGAAGGAGGACTACGAATCGGAGGACGACGACTCCAAGGCTTTACCTCCCTCTGGAAATCGCAACCACGCTGCTGCTGCCACTCCTCCGACGGCGGAGAACGCTGCTGTGAAATCAAAAGACAAGGAGTCTCCACGTGCGGACAAAACCCTCTCGTCTCTTAAAGACGCCGGCACAGACGTCAAGGGCGGAAAGGATCCCGCACCGAGtgacaaagagaagaaggaagGTGACAGGGACCTGGAGAGAGACGTTGAGAGgcaacgagagagggagagagaaaaggagaaagatcgggaaagagagaggggcaaaGAGCGTGAACGGGTCGCTGCGGACCGAGACTCCTCAGACAGGAGGAGGCCCGCTCCCTCCAGTCAAGACAGAGATAGGAcacaggagaggagcagtgaccACGGCAGTGAGAGGAGTTCTTCCTCCTCCCAGTCGTCGTCCAGAGACCGACCCACTGAAAGGAGCGATGTGGGTTCCAGAAAACCATCCGACAGAGAGCATAGCACAACTTCCTCTGATAGGAAGCCCGAGCACAGAAGCGGTGGCAGGGATCATTCggatctgagacagagagatgagaaagcCAGAGATCCCGTATGGAGGAGGGACTCCCCTCCGCCGCCCTCAAAGGCCAGGGACAAGGATATGCACCCTGACCCATCCAAGAGGACGTCAGCGCTGCCACAGGAGTCACACTGGCCTGATCACAGCCCCTCCAGAGATAAGAAACCAACATCCCATAATGCTCCAGAACCGAATAAAACGGCAGAGGAGCACAGACGGGATAGGTCGTCGAGTAGAGAACGCCTGAGCCTTAGGCACTCGGATATGCGAGATGTGCGAACCACTAAAGACGCTAGAGAGGTTGGTGGGCACAGGACTCCCCACAGGGCAGCGTCCCCAGATACCAGGACTGACGGTGAGAGGGGAACCCCCCGCGGGGGGGATAGAGATCACCCCAAAATCAAGCCCCCGTCCGTACGTTCCATGCGCCTGTCTTCCGACCTCGCCCGGGAGACCGACGAGGCGGCGTTCGTCCCGGACTACAGCGAGAGCGACAGCGACGCGTCCGACGGCGGGCAGAAAGCGGAGCCGAGAGGGCGTGACCGGGACAGCAGCGGCAGCCCCAGCCGCAGCCAGAGCCGCAGCCCCTCGGGCAGCCACGCCCGCAGCAGCAGCGCCAGCTCCACGGGCAGCCAGGACagcaagaagagaaagagagacaagaaagagaaaaaggagaagaaaaagcataaaaaacacaagaaacacaaaaagcatAAGAAGCATACCAGCAACGAGTCTGATTCGGAGATGAAAGGACAGAAACACaagcataaaaagaaaaagtccaaaaaaagcaaggataaaGAAAAGGAcgagaaggaaaaggaggagaaggaagacCAAAAGCCTAAAGCATCCATATGA
- the rbbp6 gene encoding E3 ubiquitin-protein ligase RBBP6 isoform X2, with amino-acid sequence MSCVHYKFSSKLNYDTVTFDGLHITLSDLKRQIMGREKLKASDCDLQITNAQTKEEYTDDGALIPKNSSVIIRRIPIGGVKSAGKTFVIDRSEPTSGSTKAIDDSAASISLAQLSKTANLAEANASEEDKIKAMMSQSNHDYDPIHYTKKLGPPPPNYTCFRCGKTGHYIRNCPTNGDKSFEAPQRIKKSTGIPRSFMVEVDDPSIKGAMLTNTGTFAIPTIDAEAYKIGKKEKPPFLPQEKSSSSEEEDPVPDELLCLICKDLMTDAVVIPCCGNSYCDDCIRTALLESEDHVCPTCNQSEVSPDALIANKFLRQAVNNFKNETGYMKRLRKAAAQPVIPTQPRIQRPVQSLKPHTSHQQDPLRANAQRPPAANTPPQNAPATTLPPAVTQQPSNTPPSASSSSVPSSSSVPAGSGYSPSVSSPPHAGSQEDPSIAKSHSPLSQSVRQPENVVPAPSVVVSSELPLPTPIPKGYHVPVIGPPPSLSHPVHRPGQPRSAAPRPTAGRPTWDPPSGRGKTHTERPPRSQAPPVQPPPPVAPPVYVPPTVFAPPPHPIPQPPGVVPPQYPMQYPPGQQPAPAYTVPPPGYPPAPTNVAPPWVPPGTQPPLANSIPPLAPAPFLSKEEFYRQQRRLKEEEKSKLEEFANDFAKELLEYRKMQKERRRSYSRSRSPYRGGSSYSGSSSYYSKSRSRSRSRSYSRSLSRSRSRSRSLSRSRSRSRSYTPSPYSRRRGRGRSSSYRSRSRSHGYRRSRSHSPAHRGRDGGMGSSSYHSRSRSPDYRNPTKKMPHSGQLETDRKYMNRYRDPPVYEAKTYYGHTFDQSDPYERERYREWEREYREWYEKYGKSYNSAPGGQLRGRGPLLGRDPYTPERFPSPRGRDNSPYARGRREDYPPPAQGHGVPPRGRNTPMTYQEKCAEKYGHLHVNHSVPGRGIGKEPPKTTKDRETSGSAGMDAKCLKHKKHRKKRKGEDGDVFSHSDSMDDTRKDDRKGDSVLMSCSRDDATPVRDEPMDSTAVPYKSASDKEKKEKTKSKIEKVKRKPESAVPKKEPLGKTQKLSRESDNENKTASADPAIKRVKEDTTHKTDPGKMHSSEKLMLPRKLMQRQVKPAQELKPSKDEPKIKREPVKEPTKSDKAPAKDLKPKKEVEKTIKTEERGSSKAAEPKSDKRKRKDEKAPVKALDSPPAKTPKVDLAEAPKESLKPKVKQEIEKPAEREKPAIPALMDIKPEPLRKIKINREIGKRIVSTDRPGSAEDPAQAAGKNRPDKAKGKPRRRVPAQDESDSMLVDYTSTSSTGGSPIKRQKVDSKKIRVKTLEEYTNDSSTPAEDEIVMIQVPRSKWEKEDYESEDDDSKALPPSGNRNHAAAATPPTAENAAVKSKDKESPRADKTLSSLKDAGTDVKGGKDPAPSDKEKKEGDRDLERDVERQREREREKEKDRERERGKERERVAADRDSSDRRRPAPSSQDRDRTQERSSDHGSERSSSSSQSSSRDRPTERSDVGSRKPSDREHSTTSSDRKPEHRSGGRDHSDLRQRDEKARDPVWRRDSPPPPSKARDKDMHPDPSKRTSALPQESHWPDHSPSRDKKPTSHNAPEPNKTAEEHRRDRSSSRERLSLRHSDMRDVRTTKDAREVGGHRTPHRAASPDTRTDGERGTPRGGDRDHPKIKPPSVRSMRLSSDLARETDEAAFVPDYSESDSDASDGGQKAEPRGRDRDSSGSPSRSQSRSPSGSHARSSSASSTGSQDSKKRKRDKKEKKEKKKHKKHKKHKKHKKHTSNESDSEMKGQKHKHKKKKSKKSKDKEKDEKEKEEKEDQKPKASI; translated from the exons ATGTCTTGTGTGCATTATAAATTTTCCTCTAAACTCAACTATGATACGGTCACTTTTGATGGCCTTCATATCACGTTGAGTGACTTGAAGCGACAAATCATGGGTCGTGAGAAGTTGAAGGCCTCGGACTGCGATTTACAGatcacaaacgcacaaacaaaaGAGG AATACACGGATGATGGAGCCCTCATTCCGAAAAATTCATCGGTAATCATAAGACGAATTCCAATTGGTGGGGTAAAGTCAGCTGGCAAAACGTTTGTCAT TGATCGCTCTGAACCTACAAGTGGATCTACTAAAGCA ATTGATGATTCTGCTGCCTCCATTTCACTGGCCCAGCTCTCCAAG ACAGCCAATCTCGCTGAAGCGAATGCATCAGAGGAAGACAAAATTAAAGCTATGATGTCTCAGTCAAATCACGACTATGATCCAATCCA TTACACAAAGAAACTTGGACCTCCTCCGCCAAACTATACGTGCTTTCGCTGTGGGAAAACTGGCCACTACATCAGAAACTGTCCAACGAATGGG GACAAAAGTTTTGAGGCGCCCCAGCGGATAAAGAAGAGCACAGGGATACCCCGCAGCTTCATGGTGGAGGTGGATGACCCCAGTATAAAGGGAGCCATGCTGACCAACACCGGAACATTCGCCATTCCCACCATAGACGC GGAAGCCTACAAGATTGGCAAAAAGGAGAAGCCTCCGTTCCTTCCTCAGGAGAAGTCGTCATCCTCAGAAGAAGAGGACCCTGTGCCCGATGAGTTGTTATGCCTGATCTGTAAAGACCTGATGACTGATGCTGTGGTCATTCCCTGCTGTGGAAACAGTTATTGCGAcgact GTATCCGAACGGCCCTATTGGAGTCAGAGGACCACGTCTGTCCCACATGTAACCAGTCAGAAGTTTCACCCGACGCTTTGATAGCCAACAAATTTTTGCGCCAG GCTGTAAATAATTTTAAGAACGAGACGGGGTACATGAAGCGACTGCGGAAAGCGGCGGCACAACCCGTCATTCCGACCCAGCCCCGCATACAGCGACCTGTCCAGTCTCTCAAACCCCACACCTCTCATCAGCAGGACCCGCTGAGGGCCAACGCTCAGCGTCCTCCAGCTGCCAACACGCCACCGCAGAATGCACCTGCCACAACCTTACCTCCAGCTGTCACTCAGCAGCCCTCCAACACGCCTCCCTCTGCCAGCAGTTCCTCTGtgcccagcagcagcagtgtaCCCGCCGGATCCGGCTACAGCCCGTCTGTGTCCTCCCCCCCGCATGCTGGCAGTCAGGAGGATCCATCCATTGCTAAatcacactctcctctctctcaatctgtcaG ACAACCAGAGAATGTTGTGCCAGCGCCGTCTGTTGTCGTTTCATCAGAACTACCTCTACCAACACCTATTCCAAAA ggatACCACGTTCCAGTGATTGGACCGCCGCCATCCCTCTCACACCCAGTTCACAGACCAG GACAACCAAGATCCGCTGCCCCAAGGCCAACAGCAGGAAGGCCCACATGGGATCC gCCCTCTGGTAGAGGCAAGACCCACACTGAACGGCCTCCAAGGTCACAGGCCCCACCTGTGCAGCCTCCTCCACCGGTGGCCCCTCCGGTGTATGTTCCTCCTACTGTTTTTGCCCCCCCACCGCACCCGATTCCCCAGCCACCCGGCGTGGTTCCACCACAGTACCCGATGCAGTACCCCCCAGGGCAGCAACCTGCCCCTGCTTACACCGTGCCCCCTCCGGGCTATCCTCCTGCCCCTACGAATGTTGCTCCTCCGTGGGTGCCACCTGGTACTCAGCCCCCCTTGGCTAACTCTATTCCCCCTTTGGCACCAGCTCCTTTCCTCTCAAAAGAGGAGTTCTACAGGCAGCAACGCAGGCTGAAGGAAGA GGAGAAGTCTAAACTCGAGGAATTCGCCAATGACTTCGCCAAAGAGTTACTGGAGTACAGGAAGAtgcagaaggagagaaggaggtcCTACTCAAG atCGAGATCTCCATACAGAGGAGGCTCGTCCTACAGTGGCTCGTCCTCTTACTATTCCAAATCACGTTCCCGGTCACGTTCCCGCTCCTACTCGAGATCTCTGAGCCGTTCTCGCAGCAGGTCACGTTCTCTCTCGCGTTCACGTTCCCGGTCTCGCTCTTACACCCCGTCTCCATACTCCCGTCGCAGAGGCAGAGGACGAAGCAGCAGCTACCGGTCCAGGTCACGTTCCCATGGTTACCGCCGATCCCGTTCCCACTCTCCGGCCCATAGGGGGCGGGACGGAGGGATGGGCAGCAGCTCTTATCACTCCCGGTCCAGATCACCGGATTACAGGAACCCCACCAAGAAGATGCCTCACAGTGGCCAGCTAGAGACAGACCGCAAGTACATGAACAGATATCGAGATCCTCCCGTTTACGAAGCCAAGACCTACTACGGCCATACCTTTGACCAGAGCGACCCCTATGAGAGAGAACGGTacagggagtgggagagagagtacagagaatGGTATGAAAAATACGGCAAGAGCTACAACAGCGCTCCGGGCGGCCAGCTCCGTGGACGTGGACCGCTGCTCGGTCGAGATCCATACACCCCTGAACGCTTCCCGTCTCCCAGAGGCAGGGACAACTCCCCTTACGCAAGGGGACGTCGAGAGGACTACCCTCCGCCTGCTCAAGGTCACGGGGTTCCTCCAAGAGGTCGCAACACGCCCATGACATATCAGGAGAAGTGCGCTGAGAAGTACGGCCACCTGCACGTGAACCACTCCGTGCCAGGCAGAGGGATCGGCAAAGAGCCTCCAAAAACCACCAAAGACAGGGAGACCAGTGGGAGCGCCGGAATGGACGCAAAGTGCCTGAAgcataaaaaacacagaaagaagaggaagggagaagaTGGTGACGTTTTCAGTCATTCCGACTCCATGGACGACACCAGGAAGGACGATCGTAAAGGGGATTCTGTGCTGATGAGCTGTAGCCGCGATGATGCCACACCGGTCAGGGATGAGCCCATGGACAGCACTGCTGTTCCCTACAAAAGCGCCTCAGacaaggagaagaaggagaagaccAAAAGCAAAATAGAGAAAGTGAAACGCAAGCCAGAGAGTGCTGTTCCGAAAAAGGAACCCCTAGGGAAGACCCAGAAGTTGTCCAGGGAGTCGgataacgaaaataaaactgcgTCTGCAGACCCAGCCATTAAGAGGGTTAAAGAGGACACAACGCACAAGACGGATCCGGGTAAAATGCATTCCTCTGAGAAACTCATGCTTCCCCGCAAGTTGATGCAGCGGCAAGTGAAACCTGCTCAAGAGCTCAAGCCCAGCAAAGATGAGCCAAAGATCAAGAGGGAGCCTGTGAAAGAGCCCACGAAGTCTGACAAAGCCCCTGCCAAAGACCTAAAGCCCAAGAAAGAGGTTGAGAAGACCATCAAAACTGAGGAAAGAGGTTCCAGCAAAGCTGCTGAGCCCAAGTCAGACAAAAGGAAACGTAAAGATGAGAAGGCGCCCGTGAAAGCTCTGGACAGTCCTCCAGCAAAGACCCCGAAAGTAGACTTGGCTGAGGCACCCAAAGAATCGCTGAAGCCCAAGGTGAAACAAGAGATTGAGAAACctgcagagagggaaaaacctGCTATTCCAGCACTTATGGACATAAAGCCCGAGCCCCTGAGGAAGATCAAGATCAATCGAGAAATTGGCAAGAGAATCGTCAGTACTGATAGACCAGGCTCCGCTGAGGACCCTGCTCAAGCCGCCGGGAAGAACAGACCTGACAAGGCGAAAGGCAAGCCTCGGAGAAGGGTACCGGCACAGGATGAATCGGACTCTATGTTGGTTGATTATACCAG tacCAGCTCCACGGGTGGAAGTCCCATCAAAAGGCAAAAAGTCGACTCGAAGAAGATAAGGGTGAAAACCTTGGAGGAGTACACCAACGACAGCTCCACTCCTGCCGAGGACGAAATTGTCATGATCCAGGTGCCTCGCTCCAAGTGGGAGAAGGAGGACTACGAATCGGAGGACGACGACTCCAAGGCTTTACCTCCCTCTGGAAATCGCAACCACGCTGCTGCTGCCACTCCTCCGACGGCGGAGAACGCTGCTGTGAAATCAAAAGACAAGGAGTCTCCACGTGCGGACAAAACCCTCTCGTCTCTTAAAGACGCCGGCACAGACGTCAAGGGCGGAAAGGATCCCGCACCGAGtgacaaagagaagaaggaagGTGACAGGGACCTGGAGAGAGACGTTGAGAGgcaacgagagagggagagagaaaaggagaaagatcgggaaagagagaggggcaaaGAGCGTGAACGGGTCGCTGCGGACCGAGACTCCTCAGACAGGAGGAGGCCCGCTCCCTCCAGTCAAGACAGAGATAGGAcacaggagaggagcagtgaccACGGCAGTGAGAGGAGTTCTTCCTCCTCCCAGTCGTCGTCCAGAGACCGACCCACTGAAAGGAGCGATGTGGGTTCCAGAAAACCATCCGACAGAGAGCATAGCACAACTTCCTCTGATAGGAAGCCCGAGCACAGAAGCGGTGGCAGGGATCATTCggatctgagacagagagatgagaaagcCAGAGATCCCGTATGGAGGAGGGACTCCCCTCCGCCGCCCTCAAAGGCCAGGGACAAGGATATGCACCCTGACCCATCCAAGAGGACGTCAGCGCTGCCACAGGAGTCACACTGGCCTGATCACAGCCCCTCCAGAGATAAGAAACCAACATCCCATAATGCTCCAGAACCGAATAAAACGGCAGAGGAGCACAGACGGGATAGGTCGTCGAGTAGAGAACGCCTGAGCCTTAGGCACTCGGATATGCGAGATGTGCGAACCACTAAAGACGCTAGAGAGGTTGGTGGGCACAGGACTCCCCACAGGGCAGCGTCCCCAGATACCAGGACTGACGGTGAGAGGGGAACCCCCCGCGGGGGGGATAGAGATCACCCCAAAATCAAGCCCCCGTCCGTACGTTCCATGCGCCTGTCTTCCGACCTCGCCCGGGAGACCGACGAGGCGGCGTTCGTCCCGGACTACAGCGAGAGCGACAGCGACGCGTCCGACGGCGGGCAGAAAGCGGAGCCGAGAGGGCGTGACCGGGACAGCAGCGGCAGCCCCAGCCGCAGCCAGAGCCGCAGCCCCTCGGGCAGCCACGCCCGCAGCAGCAGCGCCAGCTCCACGGGCAGCCAGGACagcaagaagagaaagagagacaagaaagagaaaaaggagaagaaaaagcataaaaaacacaagaaacacaaaaagcatAAGAAGCATACCAGCAACGAGTCTGATTCGGAGATGAAAGGACAGAAACACaagcataaaaagaaaaagtccaaaaaaagcaaggataaaGAAAAGGAcgagaaggaaaaggaggagaaggaagacCAAAAGCCTAAAGCATCCATATGA